In the Bradyrhizobium guangzhouense genome, one interval contains:
- a CDS encoding coniferyl aldehyde dehydrogenase translates to MDKIVDRPPASAPLAALTDAFQAMVARSRAEAPADCAERLDRLARLRAVVADNEERFRQAISADFGHRSAVETTIAEAMLVFSEIRHAAKHLKTWMAPQRVATALQFLPARNRLMPQPLGVVGIIAPWNYPLQLTLAPAIGAIAAGNRIIIKPSELVPHFSALLKETVAEKFDAGELLVTGVEDEVAKGFAHLPFDHLVFTGSTRVGRLVAEAAGRNLTPVTLELGGKSPAIIDASADLDEAAERIAYGKLLNAGQTCIAPDYVLVPESTMQGFAEKVRAAMRRMFGADPANKDYTSIISDRHYARLEALVAEAAQHGAKILQPAKADDPNWKAHRKFPPTLILGATEDMAVMREEIFGPVLPVLGTREPADAITFINRRDRPLALYWFGKDRAARDEVLTRTVSGGVTINDCLFHFAQTNQPMGGVGASGTGAYHGEWGFKTFSKLKPVFYRSKFNRLADLYPPYGGKIARLEKMMRFMS, encoded by the coding sequence ATGGACAAGATTGTGGACCGCCCCCCGGCGAGCGCCCCGCTGGCTGCGCTGACGGACGCCTTCCAGGCCATGGTTGCCCGCTCGCGGGCCGAGGCGCCGGCCGATTGCGCCGAGCGGCTCGACCGGCTGGCGCGGTTGCGCGCCGTGGTCGCCGACAATGAAGAGCGTTTCCGGCAAGCGATCTCCGCCGATTTCGGCCACCGTTCGGCGGTCGAGACCACCATTGCCGAGGCGATGCTGGTATTCTCGGAAATCCGGCACGCCGCGAAGCATTTGAAGACCTGGATGGCGCCGCAGCGCGTGGCAACCGCGCTGCAATTCCTGCCCGCACGCAACCGGCTGATGCCGCAGCCGCTCGGCGTCGTCGGCATCATCGCGCCCTGGAATTACCCGCTGCAGCTCACGCTCGCGCCCGCGATCGGCGCGATCGCGGCCGGCAACCGAATCATCATCAAGCCGAGCGAGCTCGTGCCGCACTTTTCGGCGTTGCTGAAGGAGACAGTCGCCGAGAAGTTCGATGCCGGCGAGTTGCTCGTCACCGGCGTCGAGGACGAAGTCGCGAAGGGTTTCGCACATCTGCCCTTCGATCATCTCGTCTTCACCGGCTCGACCCGGGTCGGGCGGCTGGTCGCGGAAGCCGCCGGGCGCAATCTCACGCCTGTCACGCTCGAGCTCGGCGGCAAGTCGCCCGCGATCATCGATGCGTCAGCCGATCTCGACGAAGCGGCCGAGCGCATCGCCTATGGCAAGCTGCTCAATGCCGGGCAGACCTGCATCGCGCCCGACTATGTGCTGGTGCCGGAATCCACGATGCAGGGTTTCGCCGAGAAGGTGCGTGCCGCGATGCGGCGCATGTTCGGCGCTGACCCCGCCAACAAGGACTACACCTCGATCATTTCCGACCGGCACTATGCACGGCTCGAGGCGCTGGTCGCTGAAGCAGCGCAGCATGGCGCAAAGATCCTGCAACCGGCGAAGGCCGACGATCCCAACTGGAAGGCGCACCGCAAATTTCCACCGACACTGATCCTCGGCGCGACCGAAGACATGGCGGTGATGCGGGAGGAGATCTTTGGTCCCGTGCTGCCGGTGCTGGGCACGCGCGAGCCGGCCGACGCCATCACCTTCATCAACCGCCGTGACCGGCCGCTCGCGCTGTACTGGTTCGGCAAGGATCGCGCGGCCCGTGACGAAGTGCTGACGCGCACCGTCTCCGGCGGCGTTACCATCAACGACTGCCTGTTTCACTTCGCGCAGACCAACCAGCCGATGGGCGGCGTCGGCGCATCGGGCACCGGCGCCTATCACGGCGAATGGGGATTCAAGACCTTCAGCAAGCTGAAGCCGGTGTTCTATCGCTCCAAGTTCAACCGCCTTGCCGATCTCTATCCGCCCTATGGCGGCAAGATCGCGCGGCTGGAGAAGATGATGCGGTTCATGTCGTAG
- a CDS encoding GMC family oxidoreductase, translating into MTDTFDFIVVGAGSGGCAVAGRLTEDAATSVALLDAGGRNDSWRITTPFGLALPYSAANWAFDTVPQRGLNGRIGYQPRGKGLGGSSAINAMVYIRGHQWDYDHWASLGNDGWSYADVLPYFKRSENNSDFDGEYHGKGGPLHVNRLRSDNPIHDIFHQAAREAQFRIRDDFNAEDHEGLGSYQVTQHKGERWSAARAYVNPHLDKRTNLRVETGAHATKILFEGGRAVGVEYVQGKQRKQLRAGREVILAGGAFQSPQLLMLSGIGDGEALGRHGIGVTHHLPGVGRNLQDHPDFVFVYASDYPHFVHASLGRLPSLLRGIQQYRKERRGLMTTNFAECGGFLKTRPDLDVPDIQLHFVIAMLDDHGRKKHKEAGFSCHVCLLRPKSRGSVWLRSADPLAAPMIDPNFLGEPEDLESMVAGFKTTRRLMETPALRALQKKDMFTSDVRTDDDIRNVLRNRVDTVYHPVGTCKMGTDAMAVVDPKLKVHGVDGLRIVDASIMPTLIGGNTNAPTIMIGEKAADMIKGEMR; encoded by the coding sequence GTGACTGACACATTCGATTTCATCGTGGTGGGCGCGGGTTCCGGCGGCTGCGCCGTGGCGGGGCGGCTGACGGAGGATGCGGCGACATCAGTGGCGCTGCTCGATGCCGGCGGGCGCAACGACAGTTGGCGGATCACCACCCCGTTCGGGCTCGCGCTGCCGTACAGCGCGGCCAACTGGGCCTTCGATACCGTGCCCCAGAGGGGCTTGAACGGCCGCATCGGCTATCAACCGCGTGGCAAGGGCCTTGGCGGCTCCTCGGCGATCAATGCCATGGTCTATATCCGCGGTCACCAATGGGACTACGACCACTGGGCCTCGCTCGGCAATGACGGCTGGTCGTATGCGGACGTGCTGCCCTATTTCAAGCGCTCGGAGAACAATTCCGATTTCGACGGCGAATATCACGGCAAGGGCGGCCCGCTCCATGTCAACCGGCTGCGCTCGGACAATCCGATCCATGACATCTTCCATCAGGCCGCGCGCGAGGCGCAATTCCGCATCCGCGACGATTTCAACGCGGAGGACCACGAAGGCCTCGGCAGCTACCAGGTGACGCAGCACAAGGGCGAGCGCTGGAGCGCGGCGCGCGCTTATGTGAATCCCCACCTGGACAAGCGCACGAACTTACGCGTCGAGACGGGGGCGCACGCCACGAAAATCCTGTTCGAGGGTGGACGCGCGGTCGGCGTCGAATATGTGCAGGGCAAGCAAAGGAAGCAGCTGCGCGCCGGCCGCGAGGTGATCCTCGCCGGCGGCGCGTTCCAATCGCCGCAACTCCTGATGCTGTCGGGCATCGGCGATGGCGAGGCGCTGGGCAGGCACGGTATCGGCGTCACGCATCATCTGCCGGGCGTCGGGCGCAATCTTCAGGACCATCCGGATTTCGTGTTCGTCTACGCCTCCGACTATCCGCACTTCGTTCACGCCTCGCTCGGTCGATTGCCATCGCTGCTGCGCGGCATCCAGCAGTACCGCAAGGAGAGACGTGGCCTGATGACCACCAATTTCGCCGAGTGCGGCGGCTTTCTGAAGACGCGGCCCGATCTCGACGTGCCTGACATTCAGCTCCACTTCGTCATCGCGATGCTCGACGATCACGGCCGCAAGAAGCACAAGGAGGCAGGCTTCTCATGCCACGTCTGCCTGCTCAGGCCGAAGAGCCGCGGCAGCGTGTGGCTCAGAAGCGCCGATCCGCTCGCTGCACCGATGATCGATCCGAATTTTCTGGGCGAGCCGGAGGATCTCGAGTCGATGGTCGCGGGCTTCAAGACCACGCGGCGGCTGATGGAGACGCCTGCGCTGCGCGCGCTGCAGAAGAAGGACATGTTCACGTCGGACGTGCGCACCGATGACGACATCCGCAACGTTTTGCGCAACCGCGTCGACACGGTCTATCACCCCGTCGGCACCTGCAAGATGGGCACCGACGCCATGGCCGTGGTCGATCCGAAGCTGAAGGTGCACGGCGTGGACGGCTTGCGCATCGTCGACGCCTCGATCATGCCGACGCTGATCGGCGGCAACACCAATGCGCCGACGATTATGATCGGGGAGAAGGCGGCGGATATGATCAAGGGAGAGATGCGGTAG
- a CDS encoding CvpA family protein — MNSFDLAVYAALAIAIGFGFRTGLLGSAMTILAYLLAAPIAVALMPLIVPQIAGNPNAPLVQNWTWFFGIFIVVGMLFGYIGRLALSDTIRDAGIGDRLGGAALGAVRVGLVATTLVLVFDQIVPPNHQPPFLVGSHLRPLFSAVGQMGFKSLPPEAAEAIDRLKQERRI; from the coding sequence ATGAACAGTTTCGATCTCGCGGTCTATGCGGCGCTCGCAATCGCCATCGGCTTCGGCTTCAGGACCGGCCTGCTCGGCAGCGCCATGACCATCCTCGCTTATCTCCTCGCGGCTCCCATTGCGGTAGCGCTGATGCCGCTGATCGTGCCGCAGATCGCCGGCAATCCGAACGCGCCGCTCGTTCAAAACTGGACCTGGTTCTTCGGCATCTTCATCGTCGTCGGCATGCTGTTCGGCTATATCGGCCGCCTCGCGCTGAGCGACACGATCCGTGACGCCGGCATCGGCGACCGTCTCGGCGGCGCCGCGCTTGGCGCCGTCAGGGTCGGGCTCGTCGCCACCACGCTGGTGCTGGTGTTCGACCAGATCGTGCCGCCGAACCACCAGCCGCCCTTCCTCGTCGGCTCGCATCTGCGGCCGCTGTTCTCGGCGGTCGGGCAGATGGGCTTCAAGTCGCTGCCGCCGGAAGCCGCCGAGGCGATCGACCGCCTCAAGCAGGAGCGGCGCATCTAG
- a CDS encoding SDR family oxidoreductase produces MDLGIKGRRAIICASSKGLGRACAFSLADAGVDVTLTARGADALKKTADEIRKAYPNVKVTEIVGDITTPAGREAVLKACPEPDILINNAGGPPPGDFRNWTRDDWIKAIDANMLTPIELIKATVDGMMARKFGRIVNITSAAVKAPIDILGLSNGARAGLTGFIAGLSRKTVINNVTINGLLPGPFETDRLTGTAKAEADKRGTTPEAILAERAKLNPAGRFGQPDEFGYACAFLCGAKAGFITGQNILLDGGAFPGTL; encoded by the coding sequence GTGGATCTTGGGATCAAAGGTCGCCGCGCCATCATCTGCGCATCCAGCAAGGGCCTGGGCCGCGCTTGCGCCTTCTCGCTGGCGGACGCCGGCGTCGATGTCACGCTGACCGCGCGCGGCGCTGACGCGTTGAAGAAGACGGCCGACGAGATCCGGAAGGCCTATCCAAACGTGAAGGTCACCGAGATCGTCGGCGACATCACGACGCCTGCGGGGCGCGAGGCCGTGCTCAAGGCCTGCCCCGAGCCCGATATCCTGATCAACAATGCCGGCGGCCCGCCGCCCGGCGATTTCCGCAACTGGACCCGCGACGACTGGATCAAGGCGATCGACGCCAACATGCTGACGCCGATCGAACTGATCAAGGCGACCGTCGACGGCATGATGGCGCGCAAGTTCGGCCGCATCGTCAACATCACCTCGGCCGCGGTGAAAGCGCCGATCGACATTCTCGGCCTCTCCAACGGCGCGCGCGCCGGCCTCACCGGCTTCATCGCCGGCCTGTCGCGCAAGACCGTGATCAACAACGTCACCATCAACGGCCTGTTGCCGGGCCCGTTCGAGACCGATCGCCTGACCGGCACCGCGAAGGCCGAGGCCGACAAGCGCGGCACGACGCCGGAAGCGATCCTGGCCGAGCGCGCCAAGCTCAATCCCGCCGGCCGCTTCGGCCAGCCCGACGAGTTCGGCTATGCCTGCGCCTTCCTCTGTGGCGCCAAGGCCGGCTTCATCACCGGCCAGAACATCCTGCTCGACGGCGGTGCCTTCCCCGGCACGCTGTGA
- a CDS encoding DUF3775 domain-containing protein, translating to MPELAISADKVAFIIEKAREFDVKEGASDPDSGSNPSDDDEIDVLEDSSSDPVAAELSGFIQALNEDEQLDLVTLMWLGRGDGDVDEWDDLRARAIEARAEYKAPRREAVQYLLGEPMLGDLLADGMDELGIDWSDERTTPVA from the coding sequence ATGCCAGAGCTTGCGATTTCCGCCGACAAGGTCGCCTTCATCATCGAGAAGGCCCGCGAATTCGACGTCAAGGAGGGGGCCTCCGACCCGGACTCGGGATCGAATCCCTCTGATGATGACGAGATCGACGTGCTCGAAGATAGCTCGTCCGATCCGGTCGCAGCCGAGCTTTCCGGCTTCATTCAGGCGCTGAACGAGGACGAGCAGCTTGACCTCGTCACGCTGATGTGGCTCGGCCGCGGCGATGGCGATGTCGACGAGTGGGACGATCTCCGCGCCCGCGCCATCGAGGCTCGCGCCGAATACAAGGCGCCCCGCCGCGAGGCGGTGCAGTACCTCCTGGGCGAGCCGATGCTGGGCGATCTTCTTGCCGACGGCATGGACGAACTCGGCATCGACTGGAGCGACGAGCGGACGACGCCGGTAGCGTAG
- a CDS encoding MBL fold metallo-hydrolase, with translation MPWTVGKVKITKVVEMETVGSTRFILPAATNDEILKLPWLMPHFATEEGRLKMSIHSLVVETPARRIVVDTGLGNDKQGRGVPAWNSRNTPFLEMMTEADFPPESIDTVLCTHLHVDHVGWNTKLVDGKWVPTFPNARYLFGKTEYDYWRDYTAEPDKVAVFNDSVKPIVDAGLAETIPSDHRICEEVSVIPTPGHSPGHMSVLIDSGGEQALLSGDVAHHPCQMAHLDWCSVVDTDIVQSAASRHKVFSRFADTPTLVIGGHFSAGHIKRDGDAFRFEALQS, from the coding sequence ATGCCATGGACAGTGGGCAAGGTCAAAATCACCAAGGTCGTCGAAATGGAGACGGTCGGCTCGACCCGCTTCATCCTGCCGGCCGCGACCAATGATGAAATCCTCAAGCTGCCCTGGCTGATGCCGCATTTCGCCACCGAGGAGGGCCGGCTGAAAATGTCGATCCATTCGCTGGTGGTGGAGACGCCGGCGCGCCGCATCGTGGTCGACACCGGCCTTGGCAACGACAAGCAGGGCCGCGGCGTCCCGGCCTGGAATAGCCGAAATACGCCGTTCCTGGAGATGATGACGGAAGCGGACTTTCCGCCCGAGAGCATCGACACGGTGCTGTGCACGCATCTGCACGTCGATCATGTCGGCTGGAATACGAAGCTGGTCGATGGCAAATGGGTGCCGACGTTCCCCAATGCGCGCTACCTGTTCGGTAAGACCGAATATGACTATTGGCGTGACTATACGGCCGAGCCGGACAAGGTCGCGGTGTTCAACGATTCCGTGAAGCCTATCGTCGATGCAGGCCTGGCCGAAACGATCCCGAGCGATCACCGGATCTGCGAGGAGGTCAGCGTGATCCCGACCCCGGGCCATAGCCCAGGGCATATGAGCGTCCTGATCGACTCCGGCGGCGAGCAGGCACTGCTCAGCGGCGACGTCGCTCATCACCCCTGCCAGATGGCCCATCTGGACTGGTGCTCGGTCGTCGATACCGACATCGTTCAATCGGCGGCGTCCAGGCACAAGGTATTCTCGCGCTTTGCCGACACTCCGACGCTGGTGATCGGCGGGCACTTCTCGGCCGGGCACATCAAACGGGACGGCGACGCGTTCAGGTTCGAGGCGCTGCAATCGTAG
- a CDS encoding fumarylacetoacetate hydrolase family protein: MKLVRYGEKGAEKPGLIDKSGQLRDLSAHLKDLTGEAYSPDTLKKLAAIDPASLPAVSGKPRFGAPVTGISKFVAIGLNYSDHAKETGAAIPTEPIIFMKANTSLSGPNDNVEKPRGSTKLDWEVEIAAIIGTRAKYVSEADALNYVAGYCVCNDVSERNFQTERLGQWTKGKSHDTFGPLGPWLATKDEINDVQNLSMWLDVNGQRRQTGSTKTMIFSMAKCVSYVSQFMTLLPGDIITTGTPPGVGLGMKPPTFLNVGDVITLGIEGLGEQRQEIVAA; encoded by the coding sequence ATGAAGCTTGTTCGTTACGGCGAAAAGGGTGCGGAAAAGCCCGGCCTGATCGACAAATCCGGCCAATTGCGCGACCTGTCGGCGCATCTGAAGGACCTGACCGGCGAGGCCTATTCGCCTGATACCCTGAAGAAGCTCGCTGCCATCGACCCCGCCTCGCTGCCCGCCGTCTCCGGCAAGCCGCGCTTCGGCGCGCCCGTCACCGGCATCTCGAAATTCGTCGCGATCGGCCTCAACTACAGCGACCACGCCAAGGAGACCGGCGCCGCCATTCCGACCGAGCCTATCATCTTCATGAAGGCCAACACCTCGCTGTCAGGCCCGAACGACAACGTCGAGAAACCGCGCGGCTCGACCAAGCTCGACTGGGAGGTCGAGATCGCCGCCATCATCGGCACCCGCGCCAAATATGTCTCTGAAGCCGATGCGCTGAACTACGTCGCCGGCTATTGCGTCTGCAACGACGTCTCCGAGCGCAACTTCCAGACCGAGCGCCTGGGTCAGTGGACCAAGGGCAAGTCGCACGACACGTTCGGCCCGCTCGGCCCCTGGCTCGCCACCAAGGACGAGATCAACGACGTGCAGAACCTGTCGATGTGGCTCGACGTCAACGGTCAGCGCCGCCAGACCGGCTCGACCAAGACCATGATCTTCTCCATGGCCAAGTGCGTCTCCTACGTCTCGCAGTTCATGACGCTGCTGCCGGGCGACATCATCACCACGGGCACCCCGCCCGGCGTCGGCCTCGGCATGAAGCCGCCGACCTTCCTCAATGTCGGCGACGTCATCACGCTCGGCATCGAAGGCCTCGGCGAGCAGCGCCAGGAGATCGTTGCGGCGTAA
- a CDS encoding glutathione S-transferase family protein yields the protein MKLSFSAASPFARKVRIAAIELGLIDKIEFTSATVAPGTVNEDYSKITPLKKLPVLITDDGDVILDSYVIVEYLNEMAGGSLIPDYGPRRWKAKTNHSLLNGMLDSMLLCRYEKMVRPQGLQWQAWSDDHWNRAWTGMARFENMPEVLNGPFDISQIGLVCVLGYADFRFADCGWRKAYPKLDAFHQKMLERPSVKISVPPAA from the coding sequence ATGAAACTCTCCTTCTCCGCCGCCTCGCCCTTCGCCCGCAAGGTGCGCATTGCCGCGATCGAACTCGGGCTGATCGACAAGATCGAGTTCACATCGGCGACCGTCGCACCTGGCACGGTCAACGAGGACTATTCGAAGATCACCCCGCTGAAGAAGCTGCCGGTGCTGATCACCGATGACGGCGACGTCATTCTGGATTCCTACGTCATCGTCGAATATCTCAACGAGATGGCCGGCGGCAGCCTGATCCCGGACTATGGTCCGCGGCGCTGGAAGGCCAAGACCAATCATTCGCTGCTCAACGGCATGCTCGATTCCATGCTGCTGTGCCGCTACGAGAAGATGGTGCGGCCGCAGGGGCTGCAATGGCAGGCGTGGTCGGACGACCATTGGAACCGGGCCTGGACCGGCATGGCGCGCTTCGAGAACATGCCCGAGGTGCTGAACGGGCCGTTCGACATTTCGCAGATCGGCCTTGTTTGCGTGCTCGGCTATGCCGACTTCCGCTTCGCCGATTGCGGCTGGCGCAAGGCCTATCCGAAGCTCGACGCCTTCCATCAGAAGATGCTGGAGCGTCCCTCGGTGAAGATCTCGGTGCCGCCGGCCGCCTGA
- a CDS encoding MBL fold metallo-hydrolase codes for MSLKYAVGNLTIQRIIEQETSFVPALEMLPGLTPEILAENRAWMRQARALDDQDVLMLCFQSYVVKTPHHTILIDSCIGNDKPRPNRPKWNMKTDDTYMRALDAAGVSVDDIDFVMCTHLHVDHVGWNTRLENGRWVPTFPRARYLFAKQEYDHWFAENAKAEIPPFADSVLPVVEASRHELIGNDHQIGDHVRIVPTPGHTPGHVAIAMGRGKDDAVFSGDLMHSPVQTLYPELSIKFDVDPAKAATTRRSFLERYCDTDTLCCTAHFPSPSVGKIKRKGSAFVCAAV; via the coding sequence ATGAGCCTGAAATACGCGGTCGGCAATCTCACCATTCAGCGCATCATCGAGCAGGAGACCTCGTTCGTCCCGGCCCTGGAAATGTTGCCGGGATTGACGCCGGAAATCCTGGCCGAGAACCGGGCATGGATGCGGCAGGCACGCGCGCTCGACGATCAGGACGTGCTGATGCTGTGCTTCCAGTCCTACGTGGTGAAGACGCCGCACCACACGATTTTGATCGACAGCTGCATCGGCAACGACAAGCCGCGGCCCAATCGGCCGAAATGGAACATGAAGACCGACGATACGTACATGCGCGCGCTCGATGCCGCAGGCGTTTCGGTCGATGACATCGACTTCGTGATGTGCACGCATCTGCATGTCGACCACGTCGGCTGGAACACGCGGCTGGAGAACGGCCGCTGGGTGCCGACCTTCCCAAGGGCGCGGTACCTTTTCGCCAAGCAGGAATACGACCACTGGTTCGCGGAGAATGCCAAGGCCGAGATACCGCCCTTCGCCGACAGCGTGCTGCCCGTGGTCGAGGCCTCCAGGCACGAGCTGATCGGCAATGATCATCAGATCGGCGACCATGTCCGCATCGTGCCGACGCCGGGCCATACGCCCGGCCACGTCGCCATCGCAATGGGACGGGGCAAGGACGATGCGGTGTTTTCAGGCGATCTCATGCACTCGCCCGTGCAGACGCTCTATCCTGAGCTGTCGATCAAGTTCGATGTCGATCCGGCCAAGGCGGCCACGACGCGGCGCAGCTTTCTCGAGCGTTATTGCGACACCGACACGCTGTGCTGCACCGCGCACTTCCCCTCGCCGTCGGTGGGCAAGATCAAGCGCAAGGGCAGCGCGTTCGTGTGCGCGGCGGTGTGA